A stretch of DNA from Catenulispora acidiphila DSM 44928:
GCGCGTCCTATCGAGTTGCATCTAGATACTTCTAGATATATCTTTATCGATGTCGAGGCGGAGTGCCGTCTCGTACTCGAACTGACGGGCGAGAGGAGTCCGGTCATGTATGGCGATGAGTTCCGCGGGCGGGGTGGACGTGGTGGACGGGGACGGGGCGAGGGGCGTGAGCGCTTTGAGCGGTCGGACCGGGGGTTCGGTGGGCCGGGTGGTCGGGGGATGCGGGGGGAGTGGCGGGGGCGCTGGGATGAGGGGGGCGACTTCCGGGGTGGACGTGGGGGACGGGCTCGGCGTGGTGATGTGCGCGCGGCGGTTCTGGCGCTGCTGGCCGAGCGGCCCATGCACGGCTACGAGATGATTCAGGAGCTGGAGACTCGGACGGATGGCCTGTGGCGTCCCAGTCCGGGTGCTCTTTACCCTGCCTTGCAGGCGCTGGAGGACGAGGGTCTGGTCACCGTCGACACCAGCGGGGGCAAGCGGTTGCTGCAGTTGAGCGACGCCGGTCTGGCCGCTGTGGCCGGGGCGCCGGAGAACCGGCCGTGGGAGAACTTCGGGACCGGTGTGCCGGAGGCGCATCTGGCGATGCGCGAGGGCGTTCACCAAATCGGCACTGCCGCGCGCCAGGTCGCGCAGGTCGGTACCGAGGAGCAGAAGGCGCGTGCCGCCGCGATTCTCACCGAGGCTCGCAAGGCTCTGTACAAGCTGCTCGCCGAGGATGCCTGAGCGCGGATGCGC
This window harbors:
- a CDS encoding PadR family transcriptional regulator, whose product is MRAAVLALLAERPMHGYEMIQELETRTDGLWRPSPGALYPALQALEDEGLVTVDTSGGKRLLQLSDAGLAAVAGAPENRPWENFGTGVPEAHLAMREGVHQIGTAARQVAQVGTEEQKARAAAILTEARKALYKLLAEDA